One Saccharopolyspora erythraea NRRL 2338 genomic region harbors:
- a CDS encoding SAM-dependent methyltransferase, with product MDDPVAQTAVGPVAIVAIDQHEDIPLVRSDVAYWMLPASGRMIATLTSIPLVRRLVVNAAEKRIPGLWASMLCRKRYINDQIRGAVRAGIEAVVVLGAGLDDCAYRLPWLSNIVVYEVDLPENISRKRAVLQRLYGEVPDHVRLVPIDFETGDLNQVLTEHGHRNEDTTAFVWEAVTQYLTETAVRRTLGTLAAAASGSRLVFTYVRRDFLDGTELYGGEALYREYVVKRRLWGFGMDPDEVAEFLSEYGWRLTDDAGPREFAERYLHPTCRELTASEVERSACAEKI from the coding sequence ATGGACGACCCGGTGGCGCAGACCGCGGTTGGTCCGGTGGCCATCGTGGCGATCGACCAGCACGAGGACATCCCGCTCGTGCGGTCCGACGTGGCCTACTGGATGCTCCCGGCGTCGGGGAGGATGATCGCCACGCTCACGAGCATTCCGCTGGTGCGGCGGTTGGTGGTCAACGCCGCGGAGAAGCGGATTCCGGGCCTGTGGGCGAGCATGCTGTGCCGCAAGCGCTACATCAACGACCAGATCCGCGGCGCGGTCCGTGCCGGGATCGAGGCGGTGGTGGTCCTGGGGGCGGGGCTGGATGATTGCGCCTACCGCTTGCCGTGGCTGTCGAACATCGTGGTCTACGAGGTCGACTTGCCGGAGAACATCAGCCGCAAGCGGGCGGTGTTGCAAAGGCTCTACGGCGAGGTGCCGGATCACGTCAGGCTGGTGCCGATCGACTTCGAGACCGGTGACCTGAACCAGGTGCTCACCGAACACGGCCATCGGAACGAGGACACGACCGCATTCGTGTGGGAGGCCGTCACGCAGTACCTGACCGAGACTGCGGTGCGCCGGACTCTCGGCACCCTCGCTGCGGCCGCGAGCGGCAGCCGACTGGTCTTCACCTATGTGCGCCGGGATTTCCTGGACGGGACGGAGCTTTATGGTGGGGAGGCGCTGTATCGGGAATACGTCGTCAAGCGCAGGCTGTGGGGCTTCGGGATGGATCCCGACGAGGTCGCCGAGTTCCTGTCCGAGTACGGCTGGCGGCTGACCGACGACGCCGGCCCGCGCGAGTTCGCCGAACGCTACCTGCACCCGACATGTCGCGAGCTGACCGCGAGCGAGGTGGAACGCTCGGCCTGTGCCGAGAAGATCTGA
- a CDS encoding helix-turn-helix domain-containing protein, protein MVKRDARALSPEALEELRRRAVAAVESGSSQAQVAHLLGVSRKTVGAWVRAYRRGGESALRPRPRGRRPGDQLALTPAQQAAMIKAIVAGAPDQYGLAHRLWNRQALVDLVHREHRVLLTPGTSGQYLARWGLVDEAYLKTMKQAQVTAVVPRRSRLFGEDQEWIPGADVLWLAWTRPHAPGPESTRRNLMTGFRDYFGDVHVLQVISTRGVVFFLARVGQFTPMQVERFVDALLGQFGSPLNLVVCRWPPQCGEILRSRPARHAGKVATRSVAD, encoded by the coding sequence ATGGTCAAACGCGACGCACGCGCGCTTTCGCCCGAAGCGCTCGAAGAGTTGCGCAGACGTGCGGTCGCCGCGGTCGAATCGGGCAGTTCGCAGGCTCAGGTCGCCCACCTGCTCGGCGTCTCGCGGAAAACGGTCGGCGCGTGGGTGCGGGCCTACCGGCGCGGCGGCGAGAGTGCTCTGCGGCCCAGACCGCGCGGCCGCCGACCCGGCGACCAACTCGCCCTCACCCCCGCCCAGCAGGCCGCGATGATCAAGGCGATCGTCGCCGGTGCACCGGACCAGTACGGCCTCGCCCACCGGCTGTGGAACCGGCAGGCCCTGGTCGACCTCGTGCACCGCGAGCACCGCGTGTTGCTCACCCCGGGCACCTCCGGGCAGTACCTGGCGCGCTGGGGGCTGGTCGACGAGGCGTATCTGAAGACGATGAAGCAGGCCCAGGTGACCGCGGTCGTACCCCGGCGGTCCCGCCTGTTCGGCGAAGACCAGGAGTGGATTCCCGGCGCGGACGTCTTGTGGCTGGCCTGGACCCGGCCACACGCTCCGGGGCCGGAGAGCACCCGGCGGAACCTCATGACGGGATTCCGCGACTACTTCGGCGACGTGCACGTGCTGCAGGTGATCTCCACCCGAGGTGTTGTGTTCTTCCTGGCGCGGGTCGGGCAGTTCACACCGATGCAGGTCGAGCGATTCGTCGACGCTCTGCTGGGCCAGTTCGGCAGCCCGCTCAACCTGGTCGTCTGCCGCTGGCCGCCGCAATGCGGCGAGATCCTGCGCTCCCGGCCGGCCAGGCACGCCGGCAAGGTTGCGACGCGCTCGGTCGCCGACTGA
- a CDS encoding copper resistance CopC family protein gives MTIPVTIVDERPQRTDRPSPAQGRKVLGLLLVVLGCWATLLISTPAQSGDPVLRTTSPGNSETVKSPDDVELTFDRPVPAGLATVRIINPPGEQVVFRRPVNPPDRPDTISVPMPKTRFGGTYTVAWTLPSQHLEPLSGAFTFDVFQPTSSAGAPEIETRRDPFIAAFHTTARFAAVAAMAVLIGAAFFVAALWPAGAVLPTVRRVVTGAWIGVVVSTLAVLVSFGPYAAWVPLGDAFDPQLLWGTLRSDTGAGLLSRLLLLLPITLGLVELMAAPPAERQRERALRGGAVLGCGAALAATWSLARPHSELTPLSLAVDVVLLMSAAVPVTGLGMLWLLLGGKDRSAPHTYVPRWSRATGACAGSLALVALYHLWHSTDSTVPTSHTWLLIGLLALIGLLAGTIAVLRLQLHRRPAEPPQSKADRRRSPELTRYRNLAAGGAGLAALLLIATALLVVTRPPHTAHAQRIEPTPSSLRRQLPPFRLPFDTGKPGGSGAVDLVLLPGADGPDRVHLDTRVSVRGGPGDVAVTAELRRPGRAPIPVRLTEAGPGYSRGTATVPGHGDWELALTLRAPDGSRQTVTQPLDVR, from the coding sequence GTGACCATCCCCGTGACGATCGTCGACGAACGCCCGCAGCGGACCGACCGGCCAAGCCCGGCGCAGGGCCGCAAGGTCCTCGGCCTCCTGCTGGTGGTATTGGGCTGCTGGGCCACGCTGCTGATCTCCACCCCCGCGCAATCCGGTGACCCCGTGTTGCGCACCACCTCGCCGGGCAACTCCGAGACCGTCAAGTCACCGGACGATGTGGAGCTGACCTTCGACCGCCCGGTCCCCGCCGGCCTGGCCACCGTGCGGATCATCAACCCGCCCGGGGAGCAGGTCGTCTTCCGACGGCCGGTGAACCCACCGGACCGACCGGACACGATCTCCGTCCCAATGCCCAAGACCCGTTTCGGCGGCACCTACACCGTGGCGTGGACCCTGCCGTCACAACACCTGGAACCGCTCAGCGGGGCGTTCACCTTCGACGTGTTCCAGCCGACCTCCTCCGCCGGCGCTCCGGAGATCGAAACCCGCCGCGACCCGTTCATCGCCGCCTTCCACACCACCGCCCGCTTCGCGGCGGTCGCGGCGATGGCCGTGCTGATCGGCGCGGCGTTCTTCGTGGCCGCGCTCTGGCCCGCAGGCGCGGTGTTGCCGACCGTGCGACGCGTGGTCACCGGCGCGTGGATCGGGGTCGTGGTCTCGACACTGGCAGTGCTCGTCTCCTTCGGGCCCTACGCGGCGTGGGTGCCGCTGGGCGACGCGTTCGATCCGCAGCTGCTGTGGGGGACGCTGCGGTCCGACACCGGTGCGGGATTGCTGAGCAGGCTGCTGCTGCTCCTGCCGATCACGCTCGGCCTCGTCGAGCTCATGGCCGCACCGCCCGCCGAGCGGCAGCGCGAGCGGGCGCTGCGGGGCGGTGCGGTGCTCGGCTGCGGCGCGGCTCTCGCGGCGACCTGGAGTCTCGCGCGCCCGCATTCCGAGCTGACGCCGTTGTCCCTGGCCGTCGACGTCGTGTTGCTAATGTCGGCGGCGGTACCGGTGACCGGGCTGGGAATGCTCTGGTTGCTGCTAGGTGGCAAGGACCGCTCGGCACCCCACACCTACGTGCCGCGCTGGTCCCGCGCGACCGGAGCGTGCGCCGGTTCGCTCGCGCTCGTCGCGCTCTACCACCTCTGGCACAGCACCGACAGCACGGTACCCACTTCGCATACCTGGCTGCTGATCGGCCTGCTGGCATTGATCGGATTGCTCGCGGGCACGATCGCGGTGTTGCGCCTCCAGCTGCACCGACGCCCAGCCGAGCCACCCCAGTCCAAAGCGGACAGACGACGGAGCCCGGAGCTCACGCGCTACCGGAACCTGGCCGCCGGAGGCGCCGGTCTCGCCGCGCTCCTGCTGATCGCCACGGCACTGCTGGTCGTGACCCGGCCTCCGCACACCGCGCATGCCCAGCGCATCGAGCCAACGCCGTCCTCGCTGCGCCGTCAGCTGCCGCCGTTCCGGCTACCGTTCGACACCGGCAAGCCCGGTGGGAGCGGCGCGGTCGACCTCGTCCTGCTGCCCGGCGCGGACGGGCCGGACCGCGTGCACCTGGACACCCGCGTCTCGGTCCGCGGCGGTCCCGGCGATGTGGCCGTGACCGCGGAACTGCGCCGGCCCGGCCGCGCGCCGATCCCGGTACGGCTCACCGAAGCCGGGCCGGGCTACTCACGCGGCACGGCGACCGTGCCCGGGCACGGCGACTGGGAGCTCGCACTCACTCTGCGCGCCCCCGACGGGAGCCGGCAGACGGTGACCCAGCCCCTCGATGTCCGGTGA
- a CDS encoding DUF6653 family protein has translation MRSARLFARLRRAVFARHSNPWSAWSRWLTAPVVLVPVWTRSRRHAVVVGVWFALNPVVFPAPADQRAWATRAMLGEELWIVARPKDAALAVNAAATGAGLVALVAARRRRPVPAGAATVAQMLLLLVYWELMARYFEAHRDAGEGWWS, from the coding sequence ATGAGATCAGCACGGCTGTTCGCTCGCCTTCGCCGCGCGGTGTTCGCTCGGCATTCGAATCCCTGGAGCGCGTGGTCCCGTTGGTTGACCGCGCCTGTGGTCCTGGTTCCGGTGTGGACGCGGAGCCGGCGGCACGCCGTGGTCGTCGGCGTGTGGTTCGCGCTCAACCCGGTCGTCTTCCCCGCGCCCGCTGACCAGCGAGCGTGGGCGACGAGGGCCATGCTGGGTGAGGAGCTGTGGATCGTCGCCCGTCCCAAGGACGCGGCGTTGGCCGTGAACGCCGCGGCCACCGGTGCGGGACTGGTCGCGCTGGTCGCTGCCAGGCGGCGCCGTCCGGTCCCCGCTGGTGCGGCGACCGTTGCCCAGATGCTGCTGTTGCTCGTGTACTGGGAGCTCATGGCGCGCTACTTCGAGGCGCACCGCGATGCCGGGGAGGGCTGGTGGAGCTGA
- a CDS encoding PEP/pyruvate-binding domain-containing protein: MNVIALSEVDANMIDLVGGKAAGLGELIKAGERVPEGFCLTTEAHRSALIPEGELVEAYNGLGAGRVAVRSSATAEDLPFASFAGQQDTVLDVQGADQLIQAVRHCWDSLWGERAVAYREANGVDPDSVHMAVVVQRMVDPQVAGVLFTANPMTGCRAEMVVDAAAGPGTAVVDGTAAADHYVLAGSAPAPQRGCLDQTQLEELRAAGLRLQERFGSPQDIEWAIDADGTLWLLQSRPITTLFPLPPDTGRPLPRVYVEFGHLQGMLRPFTPMGMSAMKLAMAMWFRAYGAKVDPIDGPGGFVDVGGRLYGDLTDLVRSTWTRKRLPRSMQVYGPRVSAAVERVLADPRFRPQPGPPFRVGPALRAALRITPSAVAGIARSLVSPAAARRRAFDEVEEIKRQAAAPAELNTATERLRFVEEVQRLFMGPEVAGILWPLATGMLVSAVPSGLLRGIAGDAELDTVLGGLPHNVTTEMDMALWRLATAVPAEHRELLLNTPPTELAALYRQGTLPDVGMAEFLGSYGHRAAAEVDIGVPRWSEDPAPVFATIANYLRTTDPEQYPDRRFEQAAVRAEAKIDELVRRARRTRPIRGRLVGFFLRRSRELTGLRELGKFAWLYTLDAMRGQLLLIGAELVARGLLDHPDDIMLLEIREARAAVQGDDLREVVSHRRAVHERESRRPRVPVAVLSDGTEPEALTATEPAEDGALTGLGAAPGQVTGRARVILDPAGAHIEPGEILVAPTTDPGWTPLFMTAAGLVTETGAPMAHGPTVAREYGIPAVICVRNAVKEIETGQLITIDGAAGTVIRKPQA; encoded by the coding sequence ATGAACGTGATCGCTCTGTCCGAGGTCGACGCGAACATGATCGACCTGGTGGGCGGCAAGGCTGCCGGACTCGGCGAGCTGATCAAGGCCGGCGAGCGGGTACCGGAGGGATTCTGCCTGACCACCGAGGCCCACAGGTCGGCGCTGATCCCGGAGGGCGAGCTCGTCGAGGCCTACAACGGCTTGGGAGCCGGACGTGTCGCCGTCCGGTCCAGTGCCACCGCCGAGGATCTGCCGTTCGCCAGCTTCGCCGGCCAGCAGGACACCGTTCTCGACGTGCAGGGCGCGGACCAGCTGATCCAGGCTGTGCGCCACTGCTGGGACTCGCTGTGGGGCGAGCGTGCGGTCGCCTACCGCGAGGCGAACGGGGTCGATCCCGACTCGGTGCACATGGCCGTCGTCGTGCAGCGGATGGTCGATCCGCAGGTGGCCGGGGTGCTGTTCACCGCCAATCCGATGACCGGCTGCCGCGCCGAGATGGTCGTCGACGCCGCTGCCGGACCGGGTACCGCGGTGGTTGACGGGACCGCGGCTGCCGACCACTACGTCCTGGCCGGCAGCGCCCCCGCACCACAGCGAGGATGCCTCGACCAGACCCAGCTGGAGGAGCTACGAGCCGCAGGGCTGCGGCTCCAGGAACGTTTCGGGTCGCCGCAGGACATCGAATGGGCGATCGACGCGGATGGCACGTTGTGGTTGCTGCAGTCCCGGCCGATCACCACGCTGTTCCCGCTGCCGCCTGACACGGGCCGGCCGTTGCCGCGCGTGTACGTCGAATTCGGGCATCTGCAGGGCATGCTGCGGCCGTTCACGCCGATGGGGATGTCTGCGATGAAGCTCGCGATGGCGATGTGGTTCCGCGCCTACGGCGCCAAGGTCGACCCGATCGACGGTCCTGGTGGGTTCGTCGACGTGGGTGGTCGCCTCTACGGTGACCTGACCGATCTGGTGCGCAGTACATGGACCCGCAAGCGCCTGCCGCGATCCATGCAGGTCTACGGGCCGCGGGTGTCGGCAGCGGTCGAGCGCGTGCTCGCGGATCCGCGTTTCCGCCCGCAGCCCGGTCCGCCGTTCCGCGTGGGGCCCGCGCTCAGGGCGGCGCTGCGGATCACCCCTTCCGCGGTGGCCGGGATCGCTCGGTCACTGGTGAGCCCGGCCGCGGCCCGGCGCCGTGCGTTCGACGAAGTCGAGGAGATCAAGCGGCAGGCGGCTGCACCGGCAGAGCTCAACACCGCGACCGAGCGGCTCCGTTTCGTCGAAGAGGTGCAGCGGCTGTTCATGGGGCCGGAAGTGGCGGGCATCCTGTGGCCGTTGGCGACCGGCATGCTGGTGAGCGCAGTGCCCTCCGGCCTGCTCCGAGGCATCGCCGGCGACGCCGAGTTGGACACCGTTCTCGGCGGCCTTCCGCACAACGTCACCACCGAGATGGACATGGCCCTGTGGCGGCTCGCGACAGCGGTCCCCGCCGAGCACCGCGAACTGCTGTTGAACACGCCGCCGACCGAGCTGGCCGCCCTGTACCGCCAGGGCACGCTGCCCGATGTCGGGATGGCGGAGTTCCTCGGCAGCTACGGGCATCGCGCCGCGGCGGAAGTCGACATCGGTGTGCCGCGCTGGTCCGAGGACCCGGCACCGGTCTTCGCCACGATCGCCAACTACCTGCGGACCACCGATCCCGAGCAGTACCCCGACCGGCGGTTCGAACAAGCTGCGGTCAGGGCAGAGGCCAAGATCGACGAGCTGGTGCGACGGGCGCGCCGGACCAGACCGATTCGTGGGCGGCTCGTTGGTTTCTTCCTCCGCCGCTCGCGCGAGCTCACGGGCCTGAGGGAGCTGGGGAAGTTCGCCTGGTTGTACACGCTCGATGCGATGCGCGGCCAACTGCTGCTGATCGGTGCGGAACTCGTCGCGCGCGGGCTGCTCGACCACCCCGACGACATCATGCTTCTCGAGATCCGCGAAGCCCGTGCCGCGGTGCAGGGCGATGACTTGCGGGAGGTCGTCTCCCACCGCAGAGCCGTTCATGAAAGGGAGTCGCGGCGGCCCAGGGTTCCGGTCGCCGTGCTCTCCGACGGGACCGAACCGGAAGCACTGACCGCGACCGAGCCGGCTGAGGACGGTGCACTGACGGGGCTGGGGGCGGCGCCGGGGCAGGTCACCGGTCGAGCGCGAGTGATCCTGGATCCGGCCGGCGCACACATCGAACCGGGCGAGATCCTGGTGGCTCCGACCACTGACCCCGGATGGACCCCGTTGTTCATGACGGCTGCGGGCCTGGTCACCGAGACCGGCGCGCCGATGGCGCACGGCCCGACCGTCGCCCGCGAGTACGGCATCCCGGCTGTCATCTGCGTCCGCAACGCCGTCAAGGAGATCGAAACAGGCCAGCTGATCACCATCGACGGTGCCGCAGGGACCGTGATCAGGAAGCCGCAGGCATGA
- a CDS encoding PDR/VanB family oxidoreductase: MTATVLSTTEVELEVVLEQKEVIADGVVLLTLRHPGDEPLPEWAPGAHIDLLLRENLVRQYSLCGDPANRAVFQVAVRREQAGRGGSAHVHDELAAGDLVRVRGPRNNFRLVEAPRYLFVAGGIGITPLLPMISAAEQRGADWRLVYGGRTQASMPFADELVARFGDRVSLRPADSGSSLELRKLLKRPGRGTAIYCCGPESLLAEAEKRCHRWRSALHVERFAAAAPADAGPATAFDVELARSGITIRVPENRSILDAVEDAGAPAMSSCREGICGTCETRVLDGTPDHRDSLLTASDRATGETMMICVSRACGSRLVLDL, translated from the coding sequence ATGACCGCGACCGTCCTGTCCACGACAGAGGTGGAGCTCGAGGTGGTTCTCGAGCAGAAGGAAGTCATCGCCGACGGGGTGGTGCTGCTGACGTTGCGCCACCCCGGCGATGAACCGCTGCCCGAATGGGCACCCGGCGCGCACATCGATCTGTTGCTGCGCGAGAACCTGGTGCGCCAGTACTCGTTGTGCGGAGACCCGGCGAACCGCGCGGTCTTCCAGGTGGCCGTGCGGCGCGAGCAGGCCGGGCGCGGCGGTTCGGCGCACGTGCACGACGAACTCGCCGCAGGCGATCTGGTCCGCGTGCGCGGGCCGCGGAACAACTTCCGACTGGTCGAGGCCCCGCGGTACCTGTTCGTCGCAGGGGGGATTGGTATCACCCCTTTGCTACCGATGATCTCCGCCGCCGAGCAGCGCGGCGCGGACTGGCGGCTGGTCTACGGCGGTCGTACCCAGGCGTCGATGCCGTTCGCCGACGAGCTCGTCGCGCGCTTCGGCGACCGGGTCAGCCTGCGCCCGGCGGATTCCGGCAGCTCGCTCGAACTGCGGAAACTGCTCAAGCGGCCGGGGCGCGGAACCGCGATCTACTGCTGCGGCCCGGAATCCCTGCTTGCCGAGGCGGAGAAGCGCTGCCACCGCTGGCGGAGCGCACTGCACGTGGAGCGGTTCGCCGCGGCCGCACCGGCCGACGCGGGCCCGGCCACCGCGTTCGACGTCGAGCTCGCCCGCTCGGGCATCACCATCCGGGTGCCTGAGAACCGCTCGATCCTGGACGCGGTGGAGGACGCGGGCGCACCAGCGATGTCATCCTGCCGCGAAGGCATCTGCGGAACCTGCGAGACCAGAGTCCTCGACGGCACGCCGGACCACCGCGACTCGCTGCTGACCGCGTCGGACCGCGCGACGGGCGAAACGATGATGATCTGCGTGTCGCGGGCATGCGGGAGCCGGCTGGTGCTGGATCTGTAG
- a CDS encoding glycoside hydrolase family 15 protein: MRRYSTGRESRRIDGLPPGEGSFIACTFWLADNYAQRGDTARGRAVFEKVLALRNDLGLLAEQYSYEDGSSLGNFPQALSHIALINTALNLMARPGSEGERSTSRYPTSLP, translated from the coding sequence GTGCGGCGCTACTCCACGGGCCGCGAATCGCGCCGCATCGACGGTCTGCCGCCAGGCGAGGGCTCCTTCATCGCATGTACGTTCTGGCTGGCCGACAACTACGCCCAGCGTGGCGACACCGCTCGCGGCCGTGCCGTGTTCGAGAAGGTGCTCGCTTTGCGCAACGACCTCGGATTGCTCGCCGAACAGTACTCCTACGAGGACGGCTCGTCCCTCGGCAACTTCCCGCAGGCGCTGTCGCACATCGCCCTCATCAACACGGCGCTCAACCTCATGGCACGACCGGGCTCAGAAGGCGAACGCTCCACGTCGAGGTATCCAACGAGCCTTCCATAG
- a CDS encoding S1 family peptidase has product MKLTSALFGGLASLVLALGAPPAPVGAAENPGTLVVGGARGSEQYPWMASLQREGRHTCGGSLIAQRWVLTAAHCVQDAAPRDLGLRIGSADHTSGGTLAGVATIVVHPSYAAGQPNGDLALVELDRPVPQEPIPIAKASGTAGTESRIIGWGLTCPLRGCGEPPAELQETATRVVDDGACSLSGIDGPTEICTGSKELLSGNACFGDSGGPQMEGGPDAWRLTGVTSRLGAAVPVCGAGPSIYTDATAYRDWIEQTAR; this is encoded by the coding sequence GTGAAGCTGACTTCCGCCCTGTTCGGCGGTCTGGCCTCGCTCGTGCTCGCGCTGGGCGCACCACCCGCACCGGTCGGCGCCGCGGAGAATCCGGGCACGCTCGTCGTCGGCGGTGCCCGTGGTTCGGAGCAATACCCGTGGATGGCCTCCCTGCAGCGGGAGGGCAGGCACACCTGCGGCGGCTCGCTGATCGCCCAGCGGTGGGTGCTCACCGCCGCGCACTGCGTCCAGGACGCCGCACCGCGCGATCTGGGGCTGCGCATCGGCAGTGCCGACCACACCAGCGGCGGCACCCTCGCAGGCGTGGCGACGATCGTCGTGCACCCCTCCTACGCCGCCGGCCAGCCGAATGGCGACCTCGCCTTGGTCGAGCTGGACAGACCTGTTCCGCAGGAACCGATCCCGATCGCCAAGGCATCGGGGACCGCTGGTACCGAGTCGCGGATCATCGGCTGGGGCCTGACCTGCCCGCTGCGCGGCTGCGGCGAACCTCCCGCCGAGCTGCAGGAGACCGCAACCCGCGTCGTCGACGACGGAGCGTGCTCGTTGAGCGGAATCGACGGCCCGACCGAGATCTGCACCGGCAGCAAGGAGCTGCTGTCCGGCAACGCCTGCTTCGGCGACTCCGGCGGCCCGCAGATGGAAGGCGGACCCGACGCGTGGCGGCTCACAGGCGTCACCAGCCGGCTCGGCGCGGCCGTCCCGGTCTGCGGCGCCGGCCCCTCGATCTACACCGATGCCACCGCCTATCGGGACTGGATCGAGCAGACCGCGCGCTGA
- a CDS encoding PepSY-associated TM helix domain-containing protein, producing MTRTTTDQQTRPPAPPRDAALNTLRLLSRRVHFLAGIVVAPFLVVLALTGLVYVFSPQIHESLYRSQLFVAEVDGIPAPVSEQVRAALDAHPEATLRSVIPPPEPDRTTQVQLAVPGLDAEQSRTVFVDPYTNFINGEMNTDGHRTPANMWLRELHSNLHLGEPGRVYAELAATWLPLIVLGGLVLWLAQPRGRRGPTTRDLLVPWSRSAKGWMRLRSVHGALGLWLGVGLLALGLSGLGISQFAGGRADQAADPAHFRDHALVSDPVELPADPTRDAEPPGIALPVPQTPAPRPEPAPRIPVAEEPAAEEPAAPSPEPPDEPEPPAPTRTSTPDAPAPTPPPAPPTTTEQPPPPESPAPPADDVPPPVTTPPPDSTPAPVPTLPLPLIPSLGVELAAHTTEFEPAPMRPQSAGDERIGIDRALAVARAEGLTGELVVTPPHGADGVFSVAERSNGVPVQRDRVAVDPYSGKVVERVGWEDFSLVAKATTLAAEFHTGTLFGLANQILLALLAVGLLVLIGLGYRMWWVHNPYRGRWATLPPPVWRQLPRPVLAAALVSVAALSWAMPLFGPSLLLFVLVDAVITAGLRRRRAGAAAARG from the coding sequence TTGACCAGGACCACTACCGACCAGCAGACACGTCCACCGGCCCCGCCGCGCGACGCCGCGCTGAACACGCTGCGACTGCTGTCCCGGCGGGTGCACTTCCTGGCCGGGATCGTCGTCGCGCCGTTCCTGGTCGTCCTGGCACTGACCGGGCTGGTCTACGTGTTCAGCCCGCAGATCCACGAGAGCCTGTACCGCTCGCAGCTGTTCGTCGCCGAGGTCGACGGCATCCCGGCACCGGTGTCCGAGCAGGTGCGCGCGGCGCTGGACGCCCATCCGGAGGCCACGCTGCGCTCGGTGATCCCGCCGCCGGAACCGGACCGCACCACGCAGGTCCAGCTCGCGGTGCCAGGCCTGGACGCCGAGCAGAGCCGGACGGTGTTCGTCGACCCTTACACCAACTTCATCAACGGCGAGATGAACACCGACGGGCACCGCACTCCGGCCAACATGTGGCTGCGTGAACTGCACAGCAACCTGCACCTGGGCGAGCCGGGCCGGGTGTACGCGGAGCTCGCCGCGACCTGGCTGCCGCTGATCGTGCTGGGTGGGCTGGTGCTGTGGCTGGCGCAGCCGCGCGGGCGCCGCGGCCCCACCACACGGGACCTGCTGGTGCCGTGGTCGCGGTCGGCGAAGGGGTGGATGCGCCTGCGCTCGGTGCACGGAGCGCTCGGGCTGTGGCTGGGCGTCGGGCTGCTCGCACTGGGACTGTCCGGGCTGGGCATCTCACAATTCGCCGGGGGCAGGGCCGACCAGGCGGCCGATCCGGCGCACTTCCGGGACCACGCGCTGGTGTCGGACCCGGTGGAGCTGCCCGCCGACCCCACGCGGGATGCCGAGCCGCCGGGGATCGCACTGCCCGTGCCGCAAACTCCCGCACCGCGACCGGAACCGGCGCCGCGGATACCGGTCGCCGAAGAGCCGGCGGCCGAGGAACCGGCCGCGCCGTCACCGGAACCGCCGGATGAGCCCGAGCCCCCCGCGCCGACCCGAACGTCCACACCAGACGCTCCAGCACCGACACCCCCGCCCGCTCCACCGACGACCACCGAACAGCCCCCTCCCCCGGAAAGCCCTGCCCCACCTGCCGACGACGTCCCGCCACCGGTGACCACGCCGCCACCGGACAGCACCCCAGCACCGGTGCCGACCCTCCCGCTGCCGCTCATCCCCTCGCTGGGGGTGGAACTCGCGGCTCACACCACGGAATTCGAGCCGGCTCCGATGCGCCCGCAGTCCGCCGGAGACGAGCGGATCGGCATCGACCGGGCGCTGGCGGTCGCCCGCGCCGAAGGGCTGACCGGCGAGCTCGTCGTCACCCCGCCGCACGGGGCCGACGGCGTGTTCAGCGTGGCCGAGCGCTCCAACGGTGTCCCGGTCCAGCGCGACCGCGTCGCAGTCGACCCCTACAGCGGCAAGGTGGTGGAGCGGGTCGGCTGGGAGGACTTCTCGTTGGTGGCGAAGGCGACCACGCTGGCCGCCGAGTTCCACACGGGCACGCTGTTCGGCCTGGCGAACCAGATCCTGCTCGCGCTCCTCGCCGTCGGCCTGCTCGTGCTGATCGGCCTGGGCTACCGGATGTGGTGGGTGCACAACCCGTACCGCGGCCGGTGGGCCACCTTGCCGCCGCCGGTGTGGCGACAGCTACCGCGCCCCGTCCTGGCAGCCGCGCTGGTGTCCGTTGCGGCGCTCAGCTGGGCCATGCCGCTGTTCGGGCCGAGCCTGCTGCTGTTCGTGCTCGTCGATGCCGTGATCACCGCCGGGCTGCGGCGGCGGCGCGCGGGTGCGGCGGCGGCGCGCGGGTGA